From the Deinococcus radiophilus genome, one window contains:
- a CDS encoding acyl-CoA dehydrogenase C-terminal domain-containing protein — MPQYKAPLRDMRFVMNELLGAPQALSEMPFFKDAETADSDLINQVLEEAARFVEGELLPLNQVGDQQGCTRSEDGEVTTPDGFKAAYQKYVQAGWPALSADPQWGGQGLPHLVSNATLEMMNSANMAWAMYPGLTHGAVAALSEVGSEELQAQYLPKLVSGEWTGTMCLTEPHAGTDLGIIRTKAAENGDGTYAITGTKIFISAGEHDLTDNIVHLVLARLEGSPEGTKGISLFLVPKFIPNADGTPGERNGVVCGSLEHKMGIHGNATAVLNFDGAKGWLVGEINRGMNHMFIMMNAARLGTGMQGLGLGEIAYQNAVAYAKDRTQMRATPRVNPGENADPIIIHPDVRRMLMTGRAYNEAGRALALWLALSLDTEAHHPDESKRKEAADTVALLTPIAKAFMTDNGFNVAVQSQQVFGGHGYIAEWGMEQYVRDARIGQIYEGTNGIQALDLLGRKVLMDGGKKLQALAGTLQAFADKHEDDEVVGDYINQLGKAANQLATLTMLVGQKAMDSGDKGQDEVNAVAVDYLRYFGHVVYGYLWARMAKIAADKVAAGEDEGGFYQAKLDTARFYFDRLFTETKSLSQTIKAGGESLDFDLKGMFGFEPEGA; from the coding sequence ATGCCACAGTACAAAGCCCCCCTGCGCGACATGCGCTTTGTGATGAACGAACTGCTCGGTGCCCCCCAAGCGCTGAGTGAAATGCCCTTTTTCAAGGATGCTGAAACTGCCGACAGCGACCTGATCAACCAGGTGCTGGAAGAAGCGGCACGCTTTGTGGAAGGTGAGCTGCTGCCGCTGAATCAAGTCGGGGACCAGCAGGGCTGCACCCGCAGCGAGGACGGCGAAGTCACCACCCCAGACGGCTTCAAAGCGGCTTACCAGAAGTATGTGCAGGCTGGATGGCCCGCGCTGTCCGCCGATCCGCAGTGGGGCGGCCAGGGCCTGCCTCATCTGGTGTCCAACGCAACACTCGAAATGATGAACAGCGCCAACATGGCCTGGGCCATGTACCCGGGCCTGACCCACGGCGCCGTGGCAGCCCTGAGCGAAGTGGGGAGCGAGGAACTTCAGGCTCAGTATCTGCCCAAGCTGGTCAGTGGCGAGTGGACCGGCACCATGTGTCTGACCGAGCCGCACGCTGGCACCGACCTGGGCATCATCCGCACCAAAGCAGCCGAGAACGGAGACGGCACCTACGCCATTACCGGCACCAAGATCTTTATCAGCGCGGGCGAGCACGACCTGACCGACAACATCGTCCATCTGGTGCTGGCTCGCCTGGAGGGCAGCCCCGAAGGGACCAAGGGCATCTCGCTGTTCTTGGTGCCCAAGTTCATCCCGAACGCCGATGGCACCCCCGGCGAGCGCAACGGTGTAGTGTGCGGCAGCCTGGAACACAAGATGGGCATTCACGGCAACGCCACTGCCGTGCTGAACTTCGACGGCGCCAAAGGCTGGCTGGTCGGTGAGATCAACCGTGGCATGAACCACATGTTCATCATGATGAATGCGGCGCGGCTGGGCACCGGCATGCAGGGCCTGGGCCTGGGCGAAATCGCCTACCAGAATGCGGTGGCCTACGCCAAGGACCGCACCCAGATGCGGGCCACCCCCCGCGTGAACCCCGGCGAAAACGCCGACCCCATCATCATTCACCCCGACGTGCGCCGCATGCTGATGACGGGCCGGGCCTACAACGAGGCGGGCCGCGCCCTGGCGCTGTGGCTGGCGCTGAGCCTGGACACCGAGGCCCACCACCCCGATGAGAGCAAGCGGAAAGAAGCTGCCGATACGGTGGCGCTGCTGACGCCCATTGCCAAAGCGTTCATGACCGACAACGGCTTCAACGTGGCCGTGCAGAGCCAGCAGGTCTTTGGCGGGCACGGCTACATTGCCGAGTGGGGCATGGAGCAGTATGTCCGCGACGCCCGCATCGGGCAGATCTACGAAGGCACCAACGGCATTCAGGCGCTGGACCTGCTGGGCCGCAAGGTGTTGATGGACGGCGGCAAGAAATTGCAGGCGCTGGCCGGCACCCTGCAAGCCTTTGCCGACAAGCACGAAGACGACGAAGTGGTGGGCGATTACATCAACCAGCTGGGCAAAGCGGCCAATCAGCTGGCCACCCTGACCATGTTGGTCGGCCAGAAGGCGATGGACAGCGGCGACAAGGGACAGGACGAGGTCAACGCCGTGGCGGTGGACTATCTGCGCTACTTCGGGCATGTGGTGTATGGCTACCTGTGGGCCCGTATGGCGAAAATCGCCGCTGACAAGGTGGCTGCTGGTGAGGACGAAGGCGGCTTTTATCAGGCCAAGCTGGATACGGCCCGCTTCTACTTTGACCGCCTGTTCACCGAAACCAAGAGCCTGTCACAGACCATCAAGGCTGGCGGCGAGAGCCTGGACTTTGATCTGAAGGGCATGTTCGGTTTCGAGCCAGAAGGCGCCTGA
- a CDS encoding SMI1/KNR4 family protein, producing MSAELTPAEQVRRAGLAVNPPVTQAAFDALEDVWGVELPQELHTLYCDHDGQPEGKGVAMPFRLLSVSEAIAAHEEMTLDVPLLDDLPDLQQGIVVLWGDVGGNFMVYFLRGARRGMVGELHHEIPWSIAPQWRSLENFYAAMIEAAQDKEYCYPTDFPNQGPADTQQLAAFAEAKAALAEAQTAYEYDYWSANLLKLCPVGESPALLPLLTPLVEEGSYASTHVPFATEKLMSELGAAAMPYLREALASNLEQGIF from the coding sequence ATGTCTGCCGAGCTTACTCCTGCCGAACAGGTGCGCCGCGCTGGTTTGGCAGTCAACCCTCCCGTGACTCAAGCGGCTTTCGATGCGTTGGAAGACGTGTGGGGCGTAGAACTTCCTCAAGAATTGCATACTCTGTACTGCGACCACGACGGTCAGCCCGAGGGAAAAGGGGTGGCGATGCCTTTCCGCCTCTTATCTGTGTCTGAAGCTATAGCGGCCCACGAAGAAATGACTCTGGATGTACCACTCCTAGACGATTTGCCTGATTTGCAGCAGGGCATCGTGGTGCTGTGGGGTGACGTAGGCGGCAACTTTATGGTGTATTTCCTGAGAGGGGCGCGGCGTGGCATGGTGGGCGAGTTGCATCATGAAATTCCCTGGAGCATTGCCCCACAGTGGCGCTCATTGGAAAATTTTTATGCTGCCATGATAGAGGCGGCGCAAGACAAGGAGTACTGCTATCCCACCGACTTTCCGAATCAGGGGCCAGCCGACACACAGCAGTTGGCGGCGTTTGCTGAGGCGAAAGCGGCTTTAGCGGAGGCGCAGACCGCTTATGAATATGACTACTGGTCCGCGAATCTGCTGAAGCTATGCCCAGTGGGGGAATCCCCTGCGTTGCTGCCACTGCTCACGCCCCTGGTAGAAGAGGGGAGTTATGCGTCCACGCATGTTCCATTTGCTACCGAAAAACTGATGAGCGAGTTGGGCGCAGCGGCCATGCCTTACCTGCGCGAAGCGCTAGCAAGCAACTTGGAACAAGGCATCTTCTAG
- a CDS encoding magnesium transporter CorA family protein, whose protein sequence is MLTYYRSVGGKLTTIQGYTDGCWINATDPTIEELARISRETGLDIDVLSYPLDPDERSRFEREDGELLIIMQTSYRLPEDESVPYDTVPLGILHTDHCIVTICAIENPLIRDVVSGFVRRISTAKKNRLTLQLFLRNAQRFLIDIRQINRDVEQIEDRLENSTRNEELLDLLNFEKSMVYFITGLKANEAMMERAKRDRIFQTYEDDADLLDDVLIENLQAIEMATITSNILGSMMGAFGSVISNNVNQVMKTLTVVSAIFLPLTFMAGIWGMNFEHMPELNQPWGYAAALSSMAAVAAGMFVFFRRQGWW, encoded by the coding sequence ATGCTGACCTACTACCGCTCCGTGGGAGGCAAGCTGACGACCATCCAGGGCTACACCGACGGCTGCTGGATCAACGCCACTGACCCCACCATTGAGGAATTGGCCCGCATCAGCCGCGAGACTGGACTGGACATCGATGTGCTGAGCTATCCGCTTGACCCGGACGAACGTTCCCGTTTCGAGCGCGAGGACGGCGAGCTCTTGATCATCATGCAGACCAGTTACCGCTTGCCTGAGGACGAAAGTGTCCCCTACGACACCGTGCCCCTCGGTATTCTGCACACCGACCACTGCATCGTGACCATCTGCGCCATAGAGAACCCGCTGATTCGCGACGTGGTGAGCGGTTTCGTGCGGCGTATCAGTACGGCCAAGAAAAATCGGCTGACGCTGCAACTGTTCCTCCGCAACGCCCAACGCTTCCTGATCGACATCCGCCAGATCAACCGCGACGTGGAGCAGATCGAGGACCGGCTGGAAAACAGCACCCGCAACGAGGAACTTCTTGATCTGCTGAACTTCGAAAAGAGCATGGTGTATTTCATCACCGGCCTCAAGGCCAACGAGGCGATGATGGAGCGGGCCAAACGCGACCGGATTTTCCAGACCTACGAGGACGACGCCGACCTGCTGGATGACGTGCTGATCGAGAACCTTCAGGCGATCGAGATGGCGACCATCACCTCCAACATTCTGGGCAGCATGATGGGCGCCTTCGGCAGCGTGATCAGCAACAACGTGAACCAAGTCATGAAGACCCTGACGGTGGTATCGGCCATTTTCCTGCCGCTGACGTTTATGGCGGGCATCTGGGGCATGAACTTCGAGCATATGCCGGAGCTGAACCAGCCCTGGGGCTATGCCGCTGCCCTGAGCAGCATGGCCGCCGTGGCTGCTGGGATGTTCGTATTTTTCCGGCGCCAGGGGTGGTGGTAG
- a CDS encoding DUF3105 domain-containing protein: MGSLPFAFSFSMFCVYRSFLIALLLLVACGPAPERHLAGVLRYEAPAGQHRSGSLAYDLIPPPYGNHNALWQSCGVYTSPIHPEYALHSLSHGAVWLTYRPDRVVDPAPLAALAQGHKVLLSPEPEQTAPVVVTAWNAQLSAESAADPRLQHFIGEFLDAPTAPEAGQSCEHGHTATR; encoded by the coding sequence ATGGGCTCTCTGCCCTTTGCCTTTAGCTTTAGTATGTTCTGCGTGTATCGCTCCTTCTTGATCGCTTTGCTGCTGCTGGTCGCCTGTGGGCCTGCTCCAGAGCGGCATCTGGCAGGAGTACTGCGTTATGAGGCTCCAGCCGGGCAGCACCGTTCCGGGTCGCTGGCCTATGACCTCATACCGCCGCCTTATGGCAACCATAATGCGCTGTGGCAGAGCTGCGGGGTGTACACCTCCCCAATTCATCCTGAGTACGCCCTGCACAGCCTTTCGCATGGCGCAGTCTGGCTGACTTACCGCCCCGATCGGGTGGTGGACCCGGCGCCGCTGGCCGCACTGGCCCAGGGACACAAGGTGCTGCTCAGCCCCGAACCAGAGCAGACAGCCCCGGTGGTGGTCACCGCCTGGAACGCCCAGTTGAGCGCCGAGAGCGCAGCAGATCCCCGCTTGCAGCATTTTATTGGCGAGTTCTTGGATGCGCCTACGGCTCCTGAAGCCGGGCAGAGTTGTGAACACGGGCACACGGCCACCCGCTAG